One genomic region from Phragmites australis chromosome 1, lpPhrAust1.1, whole genome shotgun sequence encodes:
- the LOC133888760 gene encoding carboxylesterase 15-like has product MSGDTAPHVVEDFFGIVRLLSDGSVVRGDESVLSVLMPAGPFPDVPGVQWRDVVYDATRGLKVRVYRSSVAGGEGGKLPVLVYFHGGGYCVGAYDQPMFHSCCQRFAAKLPAVVLSIQYRLAPEHRLPAAIEDGATFLTWLRVQATLGAGAEPWLAESADFARTFVSGVSAGANLAHHVVVQIASGRIVLGPVRLAGYVLFSAFFGSVERTATESDPPAVAMSDQLWRMALPVGATRDHPLANPFGPDSPSLEPVALPLALIVAPGRDVLCGHVLRYAARLKEMGKAVELAEFKGEKHAFSVRGWSEANAELIRILKRFVHQGGAPN; this is encoded by the coding sequence ATGTCTGGCGACACCGCGCCGCACGTCGTCGAGGACTTCTTCGGCATCGTCCGGCTCCTCAGCGACGGCTCTGTCGTCCGCGGCGACGAATCCGTCCTCTCCGTCCTCATGCCGGCAGGGCCGTTCCCGGACGTCCCCGGCGTTCAGTGGAGAGACGTCGTGTACGACGCGACGCGCGGCCTCAAGGTTCGCGTGTACAGGTCCTCGGTGGCCGGCGGCGAAGGCGGTAAGCTTCCCGTGCTCGTGTACTTCCACGGAGGCGGCTATTGCGTCGGCGCCTACGACCAGCCCATGTTCCACTCCTGCTGCCAGCGCTTCGCCGCCAAGCTCCCGGCCGTCGTGCTCTCCATCCAGTACCGCCTCGCCCCCGAGCACCGCCTACCCGCGGCCATCGAGGACGGCGCAACGTTCCTCACCTGGCTGCGCGTGCAGGCCACGCTCGGCGCGGGTGCCGAGCCGTGGCTGGCGGAGTCGGCCGACTTCGCCCGGACGTTCGTGTCCGGCGTGTCAGCCGGCGCCAACCTGGCCCACCACGTCGTGGTTCAGATCGCCTCGGGGCGGATCGTGCTCGGCCCGGTGCGCCTCGCAGGGTACGTTCTCTTCTCCGCGTTCTTCGGCAGCGTCGAGCGCACGGCGACGGAGTCCGACCCGCCGGCCGTCGCGATGTCCGACCAGCTCTGGCGCATGGCGCTGCCAGTGGGCGCTACCAGGGACCACCCGCTGGCCAACCCGTTCGGCCCAGACAGCCCCAGCCTGGAGCCGGTTGCGCTGCCGCTGGCGCTCATCGTGGCACCCGGGCGCGACGTGCTCTGCGGCCACGTGCTGCGCTACGCGGCGAGGCTCAAGGAGATGGGAAAGGCCGTGGAGCTCGCCGAGTTCAAAGGGGAGAAGCATGCCTTCTCCGTCCGAGGGTGGAGCGAGGCGAACGCCGAGCTTATCCGAATCTTGAAGCGGTTCGTGCACCAGGGCGGCGCGCCCAACTGA
- the LOC133888843 gene encoding carboxylesterase 15-like: MSGDTAPHVVEDFFGVVRLLSDGSVVRGDESVLSALMPAGPFPDVPGVQWKDVVYDATRGLKVRVYRSSVAGGEGGKLPVLVYFHGGGYCVSAYDQPMFHSCCQRFAAKLPAVVLSIQYRLAPEHRLPAAIEDGATFLSWLRVQATLGAGAEPWLAESADFARTFVSGVSAGANLAHHVVVQIASGQIVLGPVRLAGYVLFSAFFGSVERTATESDPTAVAMPDQLWRMALPVGATRDHPLANPFGPDSPSLEPVALPPALIVAPGRDVLCGHVLRYAARLKEMGKAVELAEFKGEQHAFSVGRWSEANAELIRILKRFVHQGSAPN; the protein is encoded by the coding sequence ATGTCTGGCGACACCGCGCCGCACGTCGTCGAGGACTTCTTCGGCGTCGTCCGGCTCCTCAGCGACGGCTCTGTCGTCCGCGGCGACGAATCCGTCCTCTCCGCCCTCATGCCGGCAGGGCCGTTCCCGGACGTCCCCGGCGTTCAGTGGAAAGACGTCGTGTACGACGCGACGCGCGGCCTCAAGGTTCGCGTGTACAGGTCCTCGGTGGCCGGCGGCGAAGGCGGTAAGCTTCCCGTGCTCGTGTACTTCCACGGAGGCGGCTATTGCGTCAGCGCCTACGACCAGCCCATGTTCCACTCCTGCTGCCAGCGCTTCGCCGCCAAGCTCCCGGCCGTCGTGCTCTCCATCCAGTACCGCCTCGCCCCCGAGCACCGGCTCCCCGCGGCCATCGAGGACGGCGCAACGTTCCTCTCCTGGCTGCGCGTTCAGGCCACGCTCGGCGCGGGTGCCGAGCCGTGGCTGGCGGAGTCGGCCGACTTCGCCCGGACGTTCGTGTCCGGCGTGTCAGCCGGCGCCAACCTGGCCCACCACGTCGTGGTTCAGATCGCCTCGGGGCAGATCGTGCTCGGCCCGGTGCGCCTCGCAGGGTACGTTCTCTTCTCCGCGTTCTTCGGCAGCGTCGAGCGCACGGCGACGGAGTCCGACCCGACGGCCGTCGCGATGCCCGACCAGCTCTGGCGCATGGCGCTGCCAGTGGGCGCTACCAGGGACCACCCGCTGGCCAACCCGTTCGGCCCGGACAGCCCCAGCCTGGAGCCGGTGGCGCTGCCGCCGGCGCTCATCGTGGCACCCGGGCGCGACGTGCTCTGCGGCCACGTGCTGCGCTACGCGGCGAGGCTCAAGGAGATGGGAAAGGCCGTGGAGCTCGCCGAGTTCAAAGGGGAGCAGCATGCCTTCTCCGTCGGACGGTGGAGCGAGGCGAACGCCGAGCTTATCCGAATCTTGAAGCGGTTCGTGCACCAGGGCAGCGCGCCCAACTGA
- the LOC133888670 gene encoding carboxylesterase 15-like yields the protein MSGDTAPHIVEDFVGVVRLLSDGSVVRGDESHMSAGPFPDVPIVPWKDVVYDATRGLKVRVYRSSVAGGEGGKLPVLVYFHGGGYCVGAYDQPMVHSCCQRFAAELPAVVLSIQYRLAPEHRLPAAIEDGATFLSWLRVQAALGAGAEPWLAESADFARTFVSGVSAGANLAHHVVVQTATGQIVLGPVRLAGYVLLSAFFGSVERTAMESDPPADVSLTVAMSDQLWRMALPVGATRDHPLANPFGPGSPSLEPVALPPALVVAPGRDVLRSHVLRYAARLKEMGKAVELAEFKGEQHGFSVRRWGEANEELIRILKRFLGSAQLK from the coding sequence ATGTCCGGCGACACCGCGCCGCACATCGTGGAGGACTTCGTCGGCGTCGTCCGCCTGCTCAGCGACGGCTCTGTCGTCCGCggcgatgaatcccacatgtcGGCAGGGCCGTTCCCGGACGTCCCCATCGTTCCCTGGAAAGACGTCGTGTACGACGCGACGCGCGGCCTCAAGGTTCGCGTGTACAGGTCCTCGGTGGCCGGCGGCGAAGGCGGAAAGCTTCCCGTGCTCGTGTACTTCCACGGCGGCGGCTATTGCGTCGGCGCCTACGACCAGCCCATGGTCCACTCCTGCTGCCAACGCTTTGCCGCCGAGCTCCCCGCCGTCGTGCTCTCCATCCAGTACCGCCTCGCCCCCGAGCACCGCCTCCCCGCGGCCATCGAGGACGGCGCAACGTTCCTCTCCTGGCTGCGCGTGCAGGCCGCGCTCGGCGCGGGCGCCGAGCCGTGGCTGGCGGAGTCGGCCGACTTCGCCCGGACGTTCGTGTCCGGCGTGTCGGCCGGCGCCAACCTGGCCCACCACGTCGTGGTTCAGACCGCCACGGGGCAGATCGTGCTCGGCCCGGTGCGCCTCGCAGGGTACGTTCTCTTATCCGCGTTCTTCGGCAGCGTCGAGCGCACGGCGATGGAGTCCGACCCGCCGGCCGACGTGTCCCTCACGGTGGCGATGTCCGACCAACTCTGGCGCATGGCGCTGCCAGTGGGCGCTACTAGGGACCACCCGCTGGCCAACCCGTTCGGCCCGGGCAGCCCCAGCCTGGAGCCGGTGGCGCTGCCGCCGGCGCTCGTCGTGGCGCCCGGGCGCGACGTGCTCCGCAGCCACGTGCTGCGCTACGCAGCGAGGCTCAAGGAGATGGGAAAGGCCGTGGAGCTCGCCGAGTTCAAGGGCGAGCAGCATGGCTTCTCCGTCCGACGGTGGGGCGAGGCGAACGAGGAGCTGATCCGAATCTTAAAGCGGTTTTTGGGCAGTGCCCAACTGAAGTGA